One part of the Glycine max cultivar Williams 82 chromosome 14, Glycine_max_v4.0, whole genome shotgun sequence genome encodes these proteins:
- the LOC100808654 gene encoding ABSCISIC ACID-INSENSITIVE 5-like protein 3, giving the protein MARRSVGMVSPSRTQGLQYPPMVRQGSYYSLLTLDDEVQSHYQLGNTGKPLHSMNLDELHKNVISADQSGQLLQDPSSDHNNSFILGSNGSLNNDTLSNKTNNDSISESWRKFVLEEQVSRSMDTPLKQQPSLGENLENFLARAGVINVGDHQDHNVNVVIGGDTHHQALMGMDPMVMHSQQEHWLQMQIPAAINIHQHQEQQHHHQQMNFGGCQDFSVPKSLFYENQVMEIGYSENSAGISSMSPAYSDSKSAVFGKNKYSDEVLERTIERRQKRMAKNRESAGRSRAKKQEHINRLEKEKCRLQKMNSQLKKLKFRRIQLVTAGKLQAYGGLREKIEKFPILVDAISMSLEHERDMIGSGIRGLVPPKSRISKRKREEERVR; this is encoded by the exons ATGGCTAGGAGGAGTGTGGGTATGGTTTCTCCTAGTAGAACACAGGGTCTACAGTATCCACCTATGGTTAGACAAGGCTCATATTATAGCCTCCTCACTCTTGATGATGAGGTTCAGAGCCATTATCAGTTGGGAAACACAGGGAAGCCTCTCCATAGTATGAATTTGGATGAGCTTCATAAAAATGTGATCTCAGCTGATCAGAGTGGACAACTTCTTCAAGACCCTTCATCTGATCATAATAATTCATTTATTCTTGGTAGCAATGGTAGTTTGAATAATGACACATTGAGCAACAAAACCAATAATGATAGTATTAGTGAGTCTTGGAGGAAGTTTGTTCTCGAAGAACAGGTGAGCAGGTCTATGGACACCCCCTTGAAGCAACAACCTAGTTTGGGGGAAAACCTAGAAAATTTTCTAGCTCGTGCAGGTGTGATCAATGTAGGAGATCATCAAGATCACAATGTTAATGTTGTTATTGGTGGTGATACTCATCATCAGGCCCTGATGGGAATGGATCCAATGGTGATGCATTCACAGCAGGAACATTGGTTGCAAATGCAAATTCCTGCAGCTATTAACATACACCAACATCAGGAGCAACAGCATCATCATCAACAGATGAATTTTGGGGGATGTCAAGATTTCAGTGTTCCTAAGTCATTATTTTATGAGAACCAAGTAATGGAAATTGGTTACTCAGAAAATTCAGCGGGGATTTCATCAATGTCACCTGCATATTCAGATTCAAAGAGTGCTGTGTTTGGAAAGAACAAGTATTCAGATGAGGTGCTGGAAAGGACTATTGAGAGGAGGCAGAAGAGAATGGCCAAAAACCGCGAATCTGCCGGAAGATCAAGGGCAAAGAAGCAG GAACACATTAATAGGTTAGAGAAAGAGAAGTGTCGCTTGCAGAAAATGAATAGCCAGCTCAAAAAGCTGAAG TTCCGGCGGATTCAACTGGTCACCGCCGGGAAGTTGCAAGCTTATGGAGGACTGCGAGAAAAGATTGAGAAATTTCCAATTTTGGTCGATGCTATTAGCATGTCattaga GCATGAAAGAGACATGATAGGTTCTGGAATTCGAGGTCTAGTGCCTCCCAAGAGCAGAATAAGCAAAAGGAAGcgagaagaagaaagagtaaGGTAA